A section of the Triticum dicoccoides isolate Atlit2015 ecotype Zavitan chromosome 7A, WEW_v2.0, whole genome shotgun sequence genome encodes:
- the LOC119329226 gene encoding putative F-box protein At4g22180, with product MESCSVSRIMSLGKLAIHRTYLCTLIFRTLPKMLGFTPSLLKRFCKAEHVELQLTKKTTLGTLPELPPDILMGIFATLEIPDLVRAGSICSSWRSAYTSLRSLGQYKLQQTPCLLYTSKSTSESVACLYSLAEKRLYKLTLPEPPIRTRCLIGSSHGWLITADERSEMHLVNPVTGEQIALPSVITIEQVRPIFDEHGAVHKYELSWHTGMHDGYNLPSIFDLDNLRHELHYKAYVFSDASTESFIVVLIHNPMRQLSYARVGDDKWTWLPPHDVYDDCTYKNGLLYAVTSTGEIHTFDLSGPVASMKIIMGASENVSAGSAYIVQAPWGDLLLIWRIFGYYDLEPEPGASVFWQTGRINMYEVDMVASKLKEINSLRAHVLFLGHNQSLCLNAEEYPALKANHVYFTDDSFFWTTGLKNNHRDMGVLNLDDNSREEIISPHLCSNFPAPMWITADLRKMNLASVGVA from the coding sequence ATGGAGTCATGTAGTGTTTCCAGGATAATGAGCTTAGGGAAGCTTGCTATACACCGGACGTATTTGTGCACCCTAATCTTCAGAACTTTGCCAAAGATGCTAGGCTTCACTCCCAGTTTGCTGAAGAGATTCTGCAAAGCTGAACATGTTGAGCTACAACTGACCAAGAAGACTACACTGGGCACATTGCCGGAGCTGCCTCCGGACATTTTGATGGGTATCTTTGCCACCCTTGAGATCCCTGACCTCGTGCGTGCCGGTTCTATCTGCTCATCCTGGCGCTCCGCATACACAAGCCTACGGAGCCTTGGGCAGTACAAACTCCAGCAGACGCCATGTCTCCTCTACACCTCCAAATCCACCAGTGAGAGTGTTGCATGCCTCTACAGCCTCGCAGAGAAGCGATTGTACAAGTTAACCCTCCCGGAGCCGCCTATCCGCACTAGGTGTTTGATCGGGTCCTCACATGGCTGGCTGATAACTGCTGATGAGAGATCTGAGATGCACCTCGTCAATCCGGTCACAGGTGAACAGATTGCTCTCCCTTCAGTGATCACCATTGAGCAGGTGAGGCCCATCTTTGATGAGCATGGTGCTGTCCACAAGTATGAACTCTCATGGCACACTGGAATGCACGATGGTTATAACTTGCCGTCAATCTTTGATCTTGACAACCTGCGGCACGAACTCCACTATAAGGCGTATGTGTTCTCCGATGCATCCACGGAAAGCTTCATTGTGGTGCTCATCCACAATCCAATGCGTCAGCTCTCTTATGCAAGGGTAGGGGATGACAAGTGGACCTGGCTGCCACCTCATGATGTCTATGACGACTGCACTTACAAGAATGGCCTATTGTATGCAGTGACTTCAACTGGAGAAATTCATACTTTTGATCTTAGTGGGCCTGTCGCCAGTATGAAGATAATTATGGGGGCATCTGAGAATGTTTCAGCTGGCAGTGCGTACATTGTTCAAGCTCCCTGGGGTGATCTGCTGCTTATTTGGAGAATCTTTGGGTATTATGATTTAGAACCTGAACCTGGGGCATCTGTGTTTTGGCAAACAGGCAGAATTAATATGTATGAAGTTGACATGGTGGCAAGTAAACTTAAGGAAATCAATTCGTTGCGTGCCCATGTGTTATTTCTTGGGCATAATCAATCTCTTTGTCTCAATGCTGAAGAATATCCAGCTCTCAAGGCAAATCATGTCTACTTTACTGATGATAGTTTTTTCTGGACAACGGGATTGAAGAATAATCACCGTGACATGGGAGTTCTCAATTTGGATGATAATAGCAGGGAGGAAATTATATCTCCTCATCTTTGCTCCAACTTTCCAGCTCCTATGTGGATTACGGCTGATCTTAGAAAGATGAACTTGGCATCAGTAGGGGTAGCTTGA